The Leptotrichia trevisanii DSM 22070 DNA segment TTGTTTTTCCTGAGCCAGAAGGCCCAATAAGTGCAGTTGAAGTTCCAGATTTTATTTCCAAGGAAAAGTTATTTATAACATTTTTATTTTTATATGCAAAATTTACATTTTCATATTTTATATAGCCTGAAAAATTAGAAGGGAAATTTGTGTTTCCAGATTTTTGCTCCTGTTCCCCATTGATTTCCATAATTTTCCCTAACCCTTTAGTTAATGCGGAAAGATGGTGTGCCAAATCAAATAATGCCTTTAATGAGCTTAAAAAAATTGTACTCATTAAAATAAATAAAATGTACGCAGATACTGAAATTTGATTATAAAACAGCATAAGTCCGCCAACAGGAATAATGAAAAGCAGCCCTGAATCAGTCAGACAGAGAAAAATTGAATAAAATGGTACACTTAATTCTGTAAGTTCAATCCAGTAATCCGCATATTCCTGAGTAATATCCCGATAATCCTTAAAGGATTTTGCAGTAAGATTAAATGCCTTCATGACATTCATTGCATTTATGTATTCCATAATAGTGGCATTCAAATTTGCAAGAAGAGTATAGTAACGTTCTACACGGGTTCCGTAGCTTTGAAACATTTTTCCCTGTGCCATTATGCTTAGAATAATTGGAATAAATAAAACAAGTGTCAATTTCCAGTTAAAATAAATCATAATCCCTAAAAATATTATCGGAGTTACAAGTGCCGATGATAAATCTGGAATCTGATGTGCAATAAAAAGTTCCAATTTTTCTATATCCTCATTAATAATCTTTTTTAGCTTTCCAGACATATTTTTCTTAAAAAATCCCATATTCAGCTTTGACAAATGCTCAATCAAATCAATCCGAATCTTATACAAAATCGAAAAAGCTGCAATATGTGAAAAAACACCTGATAAAATTTGCATAATTATTTTTACAATTATAAAAAATATCGCAATAAATACACAGAACTTTATTCTTGAATAATCAATATTCACCTTAAAAAGCTCCAAAACAATCTGATACACAAGAAGATAAGGCACAGCAGACAATGTTGTACCAATTATACTGAATATTGCTGAAAAAATCAGCTTTATCTTATGTTTACCAGATAAGCTTAGCAAGTATTTCAATTCTTTCATAATAAACCCTCCATTCCTTTGTCACAGAAAATAAAACAATTTTATTTTCCGAAAGTATAAATTCCAAGTCGATTATTAACAATATAAAAGAGTGGAATAAATAATTTTTTCCATCCAGGAAGATGACGTTTCATTTCATCGGTAAAATTAATAAGTCCAGTCTGTTTTAATTTTGGATTTAATTTTACGACTTCACTTCCATCTTTTACTCCCCATTTGAAAGTTGCTTTCATACTTTTTAGTGCATCATGATGATTTGTTGCTTTTGCTGTTCCCTTGTAAAGCAA contains these protein-coding regions:
- a CDS encoding ABC transporter ATP-binding protein — translated: MKELKYLLSLSGKHKIKLIFSAIFSIIGTTLSAVPYLLVYQIVLELFKVNIDYSRIKFCVFIAIFFIIVKIIMQILSGVFSHIAAFSILYKIRIDLIEHLSKLNMGFFKKNMSGKLKKIINEDIEKLELFIAHQIPDLSSALVTPIIFLGIMIYFNWKLTLVLFIPIILSIMAQGKMFQSYGTRVERYYTLLANLNATIMEYINAMNVMKAFNLTAKSFKDYRDITQEYADYWIELTELSVPFYSIFLCLTDSGLLFIIPVGGLMLFYNQISVSAYILFILMSTIFLSSLKALFDLAHHLSALTKGLGKIMEINGEQEQKSGNTNFPSNFSGYIKYENVNFAYKNKNVINNFSLEIKSGTSTALIGPSGSGKTTIGLLLGRFWDINSGKITIDGTDIKDFAYTGLADNVSFVFQDTFMLHDTIFENIRMGKDYSLEEVENAAKKAQIHDFIMSLPQKYETVIGEGGIKLSGGEKQRISIARAILKNAPIIVLDEVTSYSDIENEAKIQEALRTLLKGKTAIIIAHRLYTIKNADNIVVMNKGRITEQGTHKELLQNKSEYWHLWNLYSDNDLMENKKI